In Bacillus sp. Cs-700, one genomic interval encodes:
- a CDS encoding ABC transporter ATP-binding protein, whose protein sequence is MTFVRPYKKQIGITIGIGIVKFGIPLLLPLILKYVIDDIINAEMPAGDKYEQLLWLMGGAFFLFVVVRPPVEYFRQYYAQWIGSKILYDIRDKLFSHIQQLSLKFYSNNKAGEIISRVINDVEQTKTFVITGMMNVWLDLITIVIIIGILSFMNVWLTLAAIVLLPLYGLSVKFFYKRLRDLTKDRSQALAEVQGHLHERVQGMSVIRSFALEDYEQDQFNKRNTNFLERALDHTRWNAKTFAVVNTITDVAPLIVIAFSAYLVISGGLQIGEMVAFVTYMDRLYSPLRRLVNSSTTLTQSIASMDRVFEFVDEKYDIVDREDARKLSNVRGNIQFEDVYFKYNENDLPVLKGIDLDVRAGETIALVGMSGGGKSSLVSLIPRFYEVTGGRILIDGTDIRDYEARSLRDNIGMVLQDNILFSESVRMNIMMGNPNASEEDVIRAAKAANAHEFINSLPEGYDTPVGERGVKLSGGQKQRIAIARVFLKNPPILILDEATSALDLESEHLIQEALEILAKDRTTFIVAHRLATVTHADRIVVVENGQISESGNHQELMKQKGSYHNLFQVQNL, encoded by the coding sequence TTATTGATGATATTATCAATGCAGAAATGCCAGCTGGGGATAAATATGAGCAACTTCTTTGGTTGATGGGAGGAGCTTTCTTCCTATTCGTGGTTGTCAGACCACCGGTAGAATACTTCCGTCAGTATTACGCTCAATGGATTGGAAGTAAGATTCTTTATGATATAAGAGATAAACTATTTTCTCATATTCAACAATTAAGTTTGAAGTTCTACTCTAATAACAAAGCTGGCGAAATCATTTCAAGAGTAATAAATGATGTGGAACAGACAAAAACATTTGTGATTACTGGGATGATGAATGTTTGGCTTGATCTCATTACGATCGTTATCATTATCGGTATATTATCGTTTATGAATGTCTGGCTTACGCTTGCAGCTATTGTTCTTCTTCCTCTGTATGGACTTTCAGTTAAGTTTTTCTATAAGCGACTTCGGGACTTAACGAAGGACCGCTCACAAGCACTTGCAGAAGTTCAAGGTCATCTTCATGAACGAGTTCAAGGGATGTCAGTGATTAGAAGTTTTGCCCTGGAAGATTATGAACAAGATCAATTTAACAAAAGAAATACGAATTTCTTAGAACGAGCACTTGATCATACAAGGTGGAATGCCAAAACGTTCGCTGTCGTTAATACAATTACGGATGTAGCGCCTCTTATTGTTATTGCCTTTTCTGCGTACCTTGTAATTTCAGGAGGACTTCAAATTGGTGAGATGGTAGCCTTTGTAACTTATATGGATCGCCTATATAGTCCACTTAGACGATTGGTAAACTCATCTACAACCCTAACGCAATCCATTGCTTCAATGGATCGAGTTTTTGAATTTGTTGATGAGAAATACGATATTGTGGATAGAGAAGATGCTCGAAAGTTGAGTAACGTTCGAGGAAATATCCAGTTTGAAGATGTTTATTTCAAATATAATGAAAATGATCTTCCTGTTCTAAAAGGAATTGATCTAGATGTTAGGGCTGGGGAAACCATTGCTCTCGTTGGTATGAGCGGAGGTGGGAAATCGTCTCTAGTTAGTTTGATTCCTCGTTTCTATGAGGTAACGGGTGGGCGTATTCTTATCGATGGCACGGATATTCGGGATTACGAAGCAAGAAGTCTTCGTGACAATATCGGAATGGTTTTACAAGATAATATCTTGTTTAGTGAATCGGTTCGAATGAATATTATGATGGGAAATCCGAATGCTTCTGAAGAAGATGTCATTCGTGCAGCAAAAGCAGCGAATGCGCATGAGTTTATCAACAGCCTTCCGGAAGGTTACGATACGCCCGTTGGTGAACGCGGTGTGAAATTATCCGGAGGACAAAAGCAAAGGATTGCCATCGCGCGTGTCTTTCTCAAAAATCCTCCTATCCTCATTTTGGATGAAGCGACATCAGCTCTTGATCTTGAGAGTGAACATCTTATCCAGGAGGCGCTCGAAATACTTGCAAAAGATCGAACAACTTTCATCGTAGCGCACCGTCTTGCAACAGTGACGCATGCGGATCGAATTGTTGTCGTTGAAAATGGACAAATTTCTGAAAGTGGAAACCATCAAGAACTGATGAAACAAAAAGGGTCATACCATAATCTGTTCCAAGTACAAAATTTATAA
- a CDS encoding ABC transporter ATP-binding protein produces MEQPVLKVSGLETHFFTDDGEIPAVDSVDFYVNKGEVLGIVGESGSGKSVTSLSIMQLIQAPGKVVGGEITYKGENLIAKSEKEMRKIRGNEIGMIFQEPMTSLNPVFRIGNQLIEGIRIHKKWNKKKAWEHAVSILKLVGLPRAEELMNEYPHQLSGGMRQRVMIAMAMACEPEVLIADEPTTALDVTIQAQILELMKKLNRETNTSIIMITHDLGVVAEICDRIAVMYSGKIVEQGKTQDIFQHPKHPYTIGLIESVPDVRVRKDRLYSIPGNVPKPGSIHKGCHFAPRCSFAFDKCYEENPMLLDAGPAQQARCWLHEDAEKAAVLERVKS; encoded by the coding sequence GTGGAACAGCCAGTATTAAAAGTTAGCGGGTTAGAAACTCACTTTTTTACAGATGATGGAGAAATTCCAGCAGTCGATTCTGTTGATTTTTATGTCAATAAAGGAGAGGTGCTTGGGATTGTAGGGGAGTCCGGATCTGGGAAAAGTGTTACCTCATTATCCATTATGCAGCTCATTCAGGCCCCTGGTAAGGTAGTCGGTGGCGAAATTACATACAAAGGCGAAAATCTTATCGCCAAATCTGAGAAAGAGATGAGGAAGATAAGAGGGAATGAAATTGGCATGATTTTTCAGGAGCCGATGACATCGCTAAATCCAGTCTTCCGAATAGGAAATCAGCTGATCGAAGGAATTCGAATACATAAGAAATGGAACAAGAAAAAAGCCTGGGAGCATGCTGTATCAATTCTTAAGTTGGTGGGACTACCAAGAGCTGAAGAGCTAATGAATGAATATCCTCACCAATTATCTGGTGGGATGCGTCAGCGCGTTATGATCGCAATGGCAATGGCATGTGAACCAGAAGTTCTTATCGCGGACGAGCCAACAACTGCTCTTGATGTGACCATTCAAGCTCAGATTCTTGAGTTGATGAAAAAGTTGAATAGAGAAACAAACACATCAATCATTATGATTACGCATGATCTTGGTGTAGTAGCAGAGATTTGTGATCGGATTGCTGTCATGTATTCTGGGAAAATCGTAGAGCAAGGGAAAACACAGGATATATTTCAGCACCCTAAGCATCCCTATACAATCGGTTTAATCGAATCAGTACCTGACGTTCGCGTTCGAAAAGACAGGCTGTATTCAATACCTGGAAATGTTCCAAAACCAGGTTCTATCCATAAGGGATGTCACTTTGCACCACGTTGTAGTTTCGCTTTTGATAAATGTTATGAAGAGAATCCAATGCTTTTAGATGCAGGACCGGCACAACAAGCCAGATGCTGGCTTCATGAAGATGCCGAGAAAGCAGCTGTATTAGAGAGAGTGAAAAGCTAA
- a CDS encoding dipeptide ABC transporter ATP-binding protein translates to MQEALLEVKQLKKHFPIQGGVLKQQVGTVKAVDGVTFTLHKGETFGLVGESGCGKSTTGRMLMRLLEPSEGEVLFDGKEMTTLNKKDLRHLRKDIQMVFQDPFASLNPRHTVEKIIEEPLIVHQLGNKVDRKKRVRELLEIVGLSAYHAKRYPHQFSGGQRQRIGIARALAVNPKLIIADEPVSALDVSIQAQVLNLLEDLQKELGLTYLFIAHDLGVVRHISDRVGVMYLGRIVEMADSEKLYLDSKHPYTQALLSAVPVPDPEYGKDRIILTGDVPSPSNPPSGCPFHTRCPKAMDVCSSVVPEFREIEPGHHTACHLYEEDLV, encoded by the coding sequence TTGCAAGAAGCACTACTTGAAGTTAAACAGCTCAAGAAACATTTTCCCATTCAGGGAGGCGTACTTAAGCAGCAGGTAGGAACAGTAAAAGCCGTTGATGGTGTGACCTTTACATTACATAAAGGAGAAACGTTTGGACTTGTTGGAGAAAGTGGATGTGGAAAGTCTACAACTGGACGGATGTTAATGAGACTGCTTGAACCAAGTGAAGGTGAAGTTCTTTTTGATGGGAAAGAAATGACGACCTTAAACAAAAAGGATCTCCGTCACCTTAGAAAAGATATTCAAATGGTATTTCAGGATCCTTTTGCATCGCTGAATCCGAGGCATACAGTTGAAAAAATTATCGAAGAACCTCTTATTGTTCATCAGCTTGGTAATAAAGTAGACCGAAAAAAAAGGGTAAGAGAACTTCTTGAAATTGTTGGTCTAAGTGCCTACCATGCTAAGCGCTATCCTCACCAATTCAGTGGCGGACAGCGCCAAAGAATAGGTATAGCAAGGGCACTTGCCGTTAATCCGAAATTAATCATTGCAGATGAACCTGTTTCAGCACTTGATGTTTCGATTCAAGCTCAAGTATTAAATCTTTTAGAAGATCTTCAGAAAGAGCTTGGACTAACATATTTGTTTATTGCTCATGATTTAGGTGTTGTCCGTCATATTAGCGATCGCGTTGGAGTGATGTACCTTGGTCGCATAGTCGAAATGGCAGATAGTGAAAAGCTTTATTTGGATTCAAAACATCCGTATACACAGGCTCTTCTTTCAGCGGTGCCGGTTCCAGATCCTGAATATGGGAAAGACAGAATTATTCTTACTGGAGATGTGCCAAGTCCATCGAATCCGCCATCAGGGTGTCCTTTTCACACGCGATGTCCTAAGGCGATGGACGTGTGCAGCTCCGTTGTTCCCGAATTCAGGGAGATAGAACCTGGGCACCATACAGCGTGTCATCTGTATGAAGAAGACCTTGTATAA
- a CDS encoding ABC transporter substrate-binding protein, translating to MKKTIFSLMFVLLLSIGLAGCGGSNETNGNGGGDSGDGGEEAGGTLIFGRGGDSVSLDPASVTDGESFKVTKNIFDTLLDYGDDNTDVQEALATDWEVSDDGKTYTFTLREGVKFHDGTDFNADAVVYNFERWMNGNEEAFYYYKSMFGGFKGDEGHVIESVTATDDYTVEFKLKRPQAPFLKNIAMSPFAIASPDALEKQGDKFGENPVGTGPFVFDQWNRNDKIVLNKNEEYWMDGYPKLDSVIFRAIPDNSARLNALMAGEIDLMDGLNPSDVQQVEDNGDLQTFFRPSMNVGYVGLTTNRGPLKDKLVRQALNHAVDKQALIDSFYAGQAEPAKNPMPPVIGGYNDDIEGYEYDLDKAKDLLKEAGYEDGFEMELWAMPVPRPYMPDGQKVAEVLQKSFAEIGVDAEIKSYEWATYLEKARNGEADSFLLGWTGDNGDADNFLYVLLDQDNIGSNNYTYYENQELHDLLIEAQSTPDEEERNKLYKEAQEIIHEDAPWIPLVHSKPALGGSSTIKGFSPHPTGSDKLTKVTLQ from the coding sequence ATGAAGAAAACCATTTTTTCATTAATGTTTGTATTGCTTCTTTCGATTGGTCTAGCCGGTTGCGGTGGATCTAACGAAACGAATGGCAATGGTGGGGGAGACTCCGGAGACGGAGGAGAAGAAGCAGGTGGAACGTTGATCTTTGGTCGCGGTGGTGACTCGGTATCACTTGATCCAGCATCTGTTACAGACGGTGAATCATTTAAAGTAACAAAGAACATCTTTGATACGCTCCTTGATTACGGTGATGATAACACAGATGTACAGGAAGCACTTGCAACAGATTGGGAAGTTTCAGACGATGGGAAGACATATACATTCACTCTTCGTGAAGGTGTAAAGTTCCATGATGGTACTGACTTTAACGCAGACGCTGTAGTTTACAACTTCGAACGTTGGATGAATGGGAATGAAGAAGCATTTTATTACTATAAGTCCATGTTTGGTGGATTTAAAGGTGACGAAGGACATGTAATTGAAAGTGTAACGGCGACAGACGATTATACAGTCGAATTTAAGTTAAAGCGTCCACAAGCGCCATTCCTTAAAAATATCGCGATGTCTCCATTTGCGATCGCTAGCCCGGATGCACTTGAGAAGCAGGGCGATAAGTTTGGTGAAAATCCTGTAGGTACTGGTCCGTTTGTATTTGATCAGTGGAACAGAAATGACAAAATCGTTCTAAATAAAAACGAAGAGTACTGGATGGATGGTTATCCAAAACTTGATAGTGTTATTTTCAGAGCGATTCCTGATAACTCAGCACGTCTAAATGCCTTAATGGCTGGTGAAATCGATTTGATGGATGGTCTTAACCCTTCTGATGTTCAGCAGGTAGAAGACAATGGCGATCTTCAAACGTTCTTCCGACCTTCTATGAACGTTGGATACGTTGGATTGACAACAAATCGCGGACCATTAAAAGATAAGCTTGTACGTCAGGCGCTGAACCACGCCGTGGACAAGCAAGCGCTTATCGATTCTTTCTATGCAGGACAAGCGGAGCCCGCGAAAAATCCGATGCCTCCGGTAATCGGTGGATATAACGATGATATTGAAGGTTACGAGTATGATCTTGATAAGGCGAAGGATCTTCTAAAAGAAGCTGGCTATGAAGATGGATTTGAAATGGAGCTTTGGGCTATGCCAGTTCCACGTCCATATATGCCAGATGGTCAAAAAGTAGCAGAAGTTCTTCAGAAAAGCTTCGCTGAAATTGGCGTAGATGCTGAAATCAAATCCTACGAGTGGGCAACTTATCTTGAAAAAGCTCGTAATGGTGAAGCAGATAGCTTCTTGTTAGGTTGGACTGGCGATAACGGTGACGCTGATAACTTCCTATACGTCCTTCTTGATCAAGATAACATTGGAAGCAACAACTATACGTACTATGAAAATCAGGAGCTTCATGATCTTCTAATCGAAGCACAGTCGACTCCAGATGAAGAAGAACGTAATAAGCTTTATAAAGAAGCACAAGAAATTATCCATGAAGATGCACCATGGATTCCTCTTGTACACTCCAAGCCAGCACTTGGTGGTTCAAGTACAATTAAAGGTTTTTCACCGCATCCAACTGGATCTGACAAGCTGACGAAAGTAACGCTTCAATAG
- a CDS encoding ABC transporter permease, with product MLAYTVRRLLMLIPVLFGMTLIVFFMIRAIPGDPAQVILGQQATEEAIKSLTKQLGLDQPWYLQYIDYIKNLFTGDLGTSLRTSSDISGEIWPYLAATLELSLVAMVIAIFIGVNAGIISAWFQNSWFDYTAMVLALVGVSMPVFWLGLMEQWAFSLELGWLPSTGRENVRNPVDAITHLYLIDTLLQGRMDQFVEVIKHLILPGIALGTIPMAIIARMTRSSMLEVMRSDFVRTARAKGTKMFWVVYKHSLKNAFIPVLTVIGLQMGLLLGGAILTETIFGWPGIGRYIYDAINFRDYPVIQSGILIVAVIFVFINLIVDLLYAAIDPRIKYN from the coding sequence ATGCTTGCTTATACAGTTAGACGACTGCTTATGCTTATCCCGGTTTTGTTTGGGATGACGTTAATCGTGTTTTTTATGATTCGAGCTATTCCTGGTGATCCAGCACAGGTTATTTTAGGACAACAGGCAACAGAGGAAGCAATAAAAAGTTTAACAAAACAGCTTGGCCTGGATCAGCCGTGGTATCTACAGTATATCGATTATATTAAAAACTTATTTACGGGAGATTTAGGTACTTCTCTTCGTACAAGTTCAGATATAAGTGGAGAGATTTGGCCATATCTTGCGGCTACTCTTGAACTTTCGCTTGTTGCGATGGTGATTGCGATTTTTATCGGTGTAAATGCAGGGATTATTAGTGCATGGTTTCAGAACTCATGGTTTGATTACACGGCTATGGTGTTAGCGCTAGTTGGTGTATCCATGCCTGTTTTCTGGCTTGGGTTGATGGAACAGTGGGCTTTCTCTCTTGAACTCGGATGGCTTCCATCAACGGGTCGTGAAAATGTGAGAAACCCTGTAGATGCGATTACTCACCTTTATCTTATTGATACCTTACTTCAGGGGAGAATGGATCAATTTGTTGAAGTGATTAAGCATTTGATTCTACCTGGGATTGCTCTTGGTACGATTCCAATGGCTATTATTGCACGAATGACACGCTCAAGCATGCTTGAAGTTATGCGCTCTGATTTTGTTCGAACAGCGCGTGCAAAAGGAACGAAAATGTTTTGGGTTGTCTATAAACACTCTTTAAAAAATGCCTTTATTCCCGTTCTAACCGTTATTGGACTGCAAATGGGTTTGCTTCTTGGGGGAGCGATTCTTACTGAGACGATCTTTGGTTGGCCAGGAATTGGTCGATACATTTACGACGCGATTAATTTTAGAGATTATCCTGTCATTCAATCCGGGATTTTAATCGTTGCGGTAATTTTCGTTTTCATTAATTTAATTGTCGATCTGCTGTATGCTGCAATTGATCCTCGAATCAAATACAACTAA
- the nikC gene encoding nickel transporter permease, with amino-acid sequence MAEIAPQKKVNVQKQPDEEVLSPWREAWKGFRRNKLAMVGMGIVLFFILLAIFAGVIAPEGINEQKLGERLQSPSASHWFGTDDFGRDILSRIIYGARISLWVGFFAVLGSAAVGSLLGMVAGYYGKLVDTIISRIFDIMLAFPSILLAIAVVAVLGPSLRNALIAIAIINIPNFGRLVRSRVLSVKQEEYVMAARAVGMRDSRIIFHHVLPNSLAPIIVQGTLAIATAILEAAALSFLGLGAQAPQPEWGKMLADSRSYIIQAPWTVFFPGLAIMLTVLGFNLLGDGLRDALDPKMKK; translated from the coding sequence ATGGCTGAAATTGCTCCGCAAAAAAAAGTGAATGTTCAAAAGCAACCAGATGAAGAAGTATTATCGCCATGGCGTGAAGCCTGGAAAGGATTCAGGAGAAATAAGCTAGCGATGGTCGGCATGGGGATTGTACTTTTTTTCATTCTTCTAGCGATCTTTGCAGGGGTCATCGCTCCTGAAGGGATTAACGAACAAAAATTAGGTGAACGACTTCAATCGCCATCAGCCAGTCATTGGTTTGGAACCGATGATTTCGGTCGCGATATTTTATCACGTATTATTTATGGGGCACGTATTTCTTTATGGGTAGGTTTCTTTGCCGTACTCGGTTCAGCAGCGGTAGGAAGTTTACTAGGTATGGTAGCGGGATATTACGGTAAATTAGTAGATACAATTATTTCTCGTATCTTTGATATCATGCTTGCCTTTCCAAGTATTCTTCTAGCGATTGCAGTTGTGGCAGTTTTAGGACCATCTTTAAGAAATGCGCTGATTGCGATTGCCATTATTAATATTCCAAACTTTGGACGGCTTGTTCGTTCTAGAGTGTTAAGTGTGAAACAGGAAGAGTATGTGATGGCGGCGAGGGCTGTTGGAATGAGAGACTCAAGAATCATTTTTCATCACGTATTACCGAATTCCCTCGCACCTATTATTGTGCAAGGAACGCTTGCGATAGCGACTGCTATTCTAGAAGCGGCTGCGCTTAGTTTTCTAGGTCTCGGTGCACAGGCGCCACAACCTGAGTGGGGGAAGATGCTAGCAGACTCCCGTTCATACATTATCCAGGCTCCGTGGACGGTGTTTTTTCCAGGACTTGCAATTATGCTAACAGTTCTTGGATTTAACCTACTAGGTGACGGTCTCCGTGATGCGTTGGATCCTAAAATGAAGAAATAA
- a CDS encoding aromatic acid exporter family protein, which translates to MKFGARIFKTGLAITIALYLATWLGLEPPTFAGVAALFAIQPSIYRSYQTIIDQFQSNIIGALLAVVLVLLFGNQPIVIGLGAIIIIAINIKLKIESTIPLAVVTVILIMNAPQEEFITFATNRFLVIMVGVVSSFFVNLIFLPPKYETKLFHKIVSNTEYISQWIRLATRNDAEHKVLKENLIKLKEDTVKSDQYFLLYKEERTYFKRRDFVKARKLVLFRQMIATTEKSLAILKMLDQLDVKILIMPDEVRKMIQTHLDELTNYHERIHLKYIGKVRHQSPEEMLNTVGSGESTLTERYVDLYESGECNRELWMTIFPLIGMIIDYNDHLEHLDLLVDSFHSYHQEENEVDIQELHAK; encoded by the coding sequence ATGAAGTTTGGTGCCCGTATTTTTAAAACAGGGCTTGCGATTACCATCGCCTTATATTTAGCAACATGGCTTGGATTAGAGCCACCTACTTTCGCAGGTGTAGCTGCATTGTTTGCGATCCAACCATCCATCTACAGATCGTATCAAACGATTATCGATCAATTTCAATCAAACATTATCGGAGCCCTGCTAGCCGTCGTGCTTGTTCTTCTTTTCGGAAATCAGCCCATTGTCATTGGTTTAGGCGCTATTATCATTATCGCCATTAATATTAAATTAAAGATTGAAAGTACAATTCCACTAGCTGTTGTAACAGTGATATTAATTATGAACGCGCCACAAGAGGAATTTATCACTTTTGCCACGAATCGATTTCTCGTCATTATGGTTGGGGTCGTCAGTTCTTTCTTTGTGAATTTGATTTTCCTCCCACCGAAGTATGAAACGAAATTGTTTCATAAAATCGTAAGCAACACTGAATATATCTCACAATGGATTCGACTTGCTACGAGAAATGATGCTGAACACAAAGTCCTTAAAGAAAACTTAATTAAGTTAAAAGAAGACACGGTGAAAAGTGATCAGTACTTTCTTCTTTATAAGGAAGAGCGAACCTATTTTAAACGAAGAGATTTTGTAAAAGCTCGGAAGCTCGTTCTATTCAGACAGATGATCGCTACAACAGAAAAATCACTCGCTATTCTAAAAATGCTTGATCAACTTGATGTCAAGATTTTGATCATGCCCGATGAGGTAAGAAAGATGATTCAGACTCACCTTGATGAGCTGACAAATTATCACGAACGTATCCATTTAAAATATATCGGCAAAGTGAGGCATCAGTCTCCTGAGGAAATGTTAAACACAGTCGGATCCGGTGAATCCACTTTAACCGAACGCTATGTTGATTTATACGAAAGTGGTGAATGTAACCGCGAGCTTTGGATGACAATCTTTCCTTTAATCGGTATGATTATTGATTACAACGACCATCTTGAACATCTTGATCTGCTAGTCGATAGCTTCCATTCGTATCACCAGGAAGAAAATGAAGTCGACATACAAGAGCTTCATGCCAAATAA
- a CDS encoding glutamate-1-semialdehyde 2,1-aminomutase yields the protein MNFTKSEQHHKESLDIMLGGVNSPSRSYKGVGGGTPVFMEKAKGPYFWDVDGNKYIDYLAAYGPIITGHAHPHITKAITKAAENGVLYGTPTVLENRFGSMLQEAIPSLERVRFVNSGTEAVMTTIRVARAYTGRNKIVKFAGCYHGHSDLVLVAAGSGPATLGSPDSAGVPKSIAREVITVPFNDIEAYKEAMEKWGDEVAGVLVEPIVGNFGIVEPEDGFLEQVNEITHQHGALVIYDEVITAFRFMYGGAQNLLGVEPDMTALGKIIGGGLPIGAYGGKREIMEHVAPLGPAYQAGTMAGNPASISAGIACLEVLQEEGVYNHLDKLGERLELGILQHAKEAGIQITINRLKGALTVYFNNEKVINYKQAEDSDGEKFARFFKLMLQEGINLAPSKYEAWFLTTEHTEEDIDETLEAVKRVFQQMA from the coding sequence ATGAATTTCACGAAATCAGAACAACACCATAAAGAATCACTTGATATTATGCTAGGTGGCGTAAACAGTCCATCCCGTTCCTACAAGGGGGTTGGTGGCGGCACACCAGTTTTCATGGAAAAGGCGAAAGGCCCTTATTTCTGGGATGTAGATGGCAATAAGTACATAGACTATCTAGCTGCTTATGGACCTATTATTACAGGACATGCTCATCCTCATATTACAAAAGCGATCACAAAAGCTGCAGAGAATGGCGTTCTTTACGGTACGCCTACCGTTCTAGAGAATCGCTTTGGATCAATGCTTCAGGAAGCCATTCCTTCTCTTGAACGCGTTCGGTTTGTAAACTCCGGTACCGAAGCGGTTATGACAACGATTCGTGTTGCAAGGGCCTATACCGGTCGCAACAAAATTGTGAAATTTGCTGGTTGCTATCATGGACACTCAGATCTTGTCCTAGTTGCTGCTGGTTCTGGCCCTGCTACTCTAGGAAGTCCGGATTCTGCTGGCGTTCCAAAAAGCATTGCCAGAGAGGTGATCACGGTACCATTTAACGACATTGAGGCTTATAAAGAAGCAATGGAAAAATGGGGAGATGAAGTAGCTGGTGTTCTCGTTGAGCCGATTGTTGGGAACTTTGGAATCGTTGAGCCTGAAGATGGTTTTCTTGAACAGGTCAATGAAATCACTCACCAACACGGTGCTCTCGTAATCTACGATGAAGTGATCACGGCGTTCCGCTTTATGTACGGCGGTGCTCAGAACTTACTTGGTGTTGAGCCAGATATGACAGCACTCGGAAAGATTATTGGAGGAGGTCTCCCGATTGGCGCATACGGCGGTAAGCGCGAGATTATGGAACACGTTGCTCCTCTAGGACCAGCTTATCAAGCTGGAACAATGGCCGGAAATCCCGCTTCGATCTCAGCAGGTATAGCGTGTTTGGAAGTCCTCCAAGAAGAAGGGGTATATAACCACTTAGACAAACTTGGAGAACGACTTGAATTAGGCATCCTTCAACACGCAAAGGAAGCCGGGATTCAGATTACAATCAATCGTCTAAAAGGGGCTCTTACCGTCTACTTTAATAACGAGAAAGTAATCAATTACAAACAGGCCGAGGATTCTGATGGAGAGAAATTTGCCCGATTCTTTAAACTCATGCTTCAAGAAGGAATTAATCTTGCCCCTTCTAAATACGAAGCTTGGTTTCTAACAACAGAACATACTGAAGAAGATATTGATGAAACGCTTGAAGCAGTAAAACGCGTCTTCCAACAGATGGCTTAA